A portion of the Microlunatus phosphovorus NM-1 genome contains these proteins:
- a CDS encoding TIGR03960 family B12-binding radical SAM protein: MTIAPTPSLFAQLEPLLASVSKPIQYVGGELNSVVKDWESVEVRWCLMYPDAYEIGLPNQGIAILYEVLNERDWILAERTYAVWSDLEKLMREHGIPQFTLDNHRPVGDFDVLGVSFATELGYTNLLNAIDLAGMALHAVDRDEHEPIVLAGGHAAFNPEPISDFIDAAVLGDGEEIALAISAVIREWKTEGRPGGRDGLLLRLAETGGVYVPRFYDVAYGPDGSLASVTPNRSGVPDRVVKHTVMDLDSWPYPKKPLVPLAETVHERYSVEIFRGCTRGCRFCQAGMITRPVRERNIETIGAMVQAGIEATGLEEVGLLSLSSADHSEIAPVTKQLADRYEGTNVSLSLPSTRVDAFNIDLANELSRNGRRSGLTFAPEGGSERLRKVINKMVSEDDLIRTVAAAFANGWRQVKLYFMCGLPTETDEDVLGIADLAQKVIKTGREASGRRDIRCTVSIGGFIPKPHTPFQWAAQCDADTIDRRLKLLRDTVRQDRQFGKSIGFRYHDGKPGVVEGLLSRGDRRVGAVIEAVWRDGGRFDGWSEHFSYDRWMRCAELALEGTGVDVSWYTTRERDFDEVLPWDHLDSGLDKDWLWQDWEDALDETEVEDCRWTPCFDCGVCPDLGTQIQIGPTGRQLLPLTPV; encoded by the coding sequence GTGACCATCGCCCCCACACCGTCACTCTTCGCGCAGCTGGAACCGTTGCTGGCCAGCGTGAGCAAGCCGATCCAGTATGTCGGCGGCGAGTTGAACAGCGTCGTCAAGGACTGGGAATCCGTCGAGGTCCGGTGGTGTCTGATGTACCCGGATGCGTACGAGATCGGCCTGCCCAACCAGGGGATCGCGATCCTCTATGAGGTGTTGAACGAGCGAGACTGGATTCTGGCCGAACGGACGTACGCCGTCTGGTCCGACCTGGAGAAGCTGATGCGGGAGCACGGCATCCCGCAGTTCACCCTCGACAACCATCGTCCGGTCGGCGACTTCGACGTGCTCGGAGTCAGCTTCGCCACCGAGCTCGGCTACACGAATCTGCTGAATGCGATCGACCTGGCCGGCATGGCGCTGCATGCGGTGGATCGTGATGAACACGAGCCGATCGTGTTGGCTGGTGGCCACGCCGCGTTCAACCCGGAGCCGATCAGCGACTTCATCGACGCGGCGGTACTCGGTGACGGCGAGGAGATCGCTCTTGCCATCTCCGCGGTGATCCGGGAATGGAAGACCGAGGGCCGTCCTGGCGGCCGAGACGGGCTGCTGCTCCGGCTGGCCGAGACCGGCGGCGTCTACGTACCGAGGTTCTACGACGTCGCCTATGGACCTGACGGCTCGCTGGCGTCGGTGACGCCCAACCGGTCCGGGGTGCCGGATCGGGTGGTCAAGCACACCGTGATGGACCTCGATTCGTGGCCTTACCCGAAGAAGCCGCTGGTGCCGCTGGCCGAGACGGTGCACGAGCGCTACTCGGTGGAGATCTTCCGTGGTTGTACGCGAGGCTGCCGGTTCTGCCAGGCGGGAATGATCACCAGACCGGTCCGGGAGCGCAACATCGAGACGATCGGGGCCATGGTGCAGGCGGGCATCGAGGCCACCGGTCTGGAGGAGGTCGGGCTGCTCAGCCTCTCCAGCGCCGACCACTCCGAGATCGCACCGGTGACCAAGCAACTCGCCGATCGCTACGAGGGCACGAATGTCTCGCTGTCGCTGCCCAGCACCCGGGTGGACGCGTTCAACATCGACCTGGCGAACGAGCTGTCCCGCAATGGCCGGCGTTCCGGTCTCACCTTCGCGCCCGAAGGTGGTTCGGAGCGGCTTCGCAAGGTGATCAACAAGATGGTCAGCGAAGACGACCTGATCCGCACCGTCGCCGCTGCGTTCGCCAATGGCTGGCGGCAGGTGAAGCTCTATTTCATGTGCGGTCTGCCGACCGAGACCGACGAGGACGTGCTCGGGATCGCCGATCTCGCGCAGAAGGTGATCAAGACCGGGCGGGAGGCCAGCGGTCGGCGCGATATCCGTTGCACGGTGAGCATCGGCGGCTTCATTCCCAAGCCGCACACCCCGTTCCAGTGGGCTGCCCAGTGCGATGCGGACACGATCGACCGGCGGCTGAAGCTGCTCCGCGACACCGTTCGACAGGATCGCCAGTTCGGCAAGTCGATCGGCTTCCGCTATCACGACGGGAAGCCGGGGGTGGTCGAGGGCCTGCTGTCCCGCGGCGACCGACGCGTCGGCGCGGTGATCGAGGCGGTATGGCGCGACGGCGGCCGGTTCGACGGCTGGAGCGAACACTTCTCGTACGACCGCTGGATGCGCTGTGCCGAGCTGGCGCTGGAAGGGACCGGCGTCGATGTCTCCTGGTACACGACCCGGGAGCGGGACTTCGACGAGGTGCTGCCCTGGGACCACCTCGACTCGGGCCTAGACAAGGACTGGCTCTGGCAGGACTGGGAGGACGCGCTGGACGAGACCGAGGTCGAGGACTGTCGCTGGACCCCCTGTTTCGACTGCGGCGTCTGCCCCGACCTCGGTACGCAGATCCAGATCGGCCCGACCGGGCGCCAGCTCCTGCCGTTGACCCCAGTCTGA
- a CDS encoding monovalent cation/H+ antiporter complex subunit F, protein MTGAASVIIMIGVAFLAAAMALTLVRMTRGPSTLDRVIAADVVVAVVIAALAMEAALNHHTTTIPIMVVLSLLGFAGSLSMAKFAADRDRTGKWRDAAASASASDSSAQGGAGRRESESDGSRQGASEHPEASR, encoded by the coding sequence ATGACCGGCGCAGCGAGCGTGATCATCATGATCGGCGTCGCGTTCCTGGCCGCGGCCATGGCGCTGACCCTGGTCCGCATGACGCGGGGACCGTCAACGCTGGACCGGGTGATCGCGGCCGACGTCGTGGTCGCCGTGGTGATCGCAGCCCTGGCGATGGAAGCCGCGCTCAACCATCACACCACCACCATCCCGATCATGGTGGTGCTGTCCCTGCTCGGCTTCGCCGGTTCGTTGAGCATGGCGAAGTTTGCCGCGGACCGAGATCGGACCGGGAAATGGCGGGATGCTGCAGCGTCGGCTTCGGCGTCGGATAGCTCGGCGCAGGGCGGGGCCGGGCGGCGAGAGTCCGAATCGGATGGGTCCCGGCAGGGAGCGTCGGAGCATCCGGAGGCCAGCCGATGA
- a CDS encoding pyridoxamine 5'-phosphate oxidase family protein, which yields MTIGTDQIAGIDEITTDAELTALIGEPIQRVKDKVRPALHELDRQWLAASPFCLVATSDADGRCDVSPKGDPAGRLAYVLDERTIAIAERPGNRRVDGYRNILANPHVGLVFFIPGRGDTLRINGRARLVRSADFFESMVVKGHRPILALVVEIEEVFHHCAKAFLRSQLWEPESWCDPLPSRAAIAKALDAPDKTLEELTVYYGEQYREKLYR from the coding sequence ATGACCATCGGTACAGACCAGATCGCCGGTATCGACGAGATCACCACAGACGCCGAGCTCACGGCGTTGATCGGCGAACCCATCCAGCGAGTCAAGGACAAGGTCCGGCCGGCCTTGCATGAGCTGGACCGGCAATGGCTGGCGGCGTCCCCGTTCTGTCTGGTCGCGACCAGCGATGCCGACGGACGCTGCGATGTCTCGCCGAAGGGCGATCCGGCGGGGCGGCTGGCGTACGTGCTCGATGAGCGGACTATCGCCATCGCGGAGAGACCCGGCAACCGGCGGGTCGATGGCTACCGCAACATCCTCGCCAACCCGCACGTCGGGCTGGTCTTCTTCATCCCCGGCCGGGGCGACACGCTGCGGATCAACGGCCGCGCCCGGCTGGTCCGGTCAGCGGACTTCTTCGAATCCATGGTCGTCAAGGGGCATCGGCCGATCCTGGCGCTGGTGGTGGAGATCGAGGAGGTGTTCCACCACTGTGCCAAGGCATTCCTGCGCTCGCAGCTCTGGGAGCCGGAGAGCTGGTGTGACCCGCTGCCGTCGAGAGCGGCGATCGCGAAGGCGCTGGATGCCCCGGACAAGACGCTGGAGGAGTTGACTGTCTACTACGGCGAGCAATATCGGGAGAAGCTCTACCGGTGA
- a CDS encoding Na+/H+ antiporter subunit E, with protein sequence MTGDQETRLGGVIGDHAPEQPTTPRLTTRRRRPQLRVALVAAVVWVLLWGDLSIANLVSGFVLGLLITWVFPLPPIDFHGRLRVWAHTKMIAILLFDLVRSSIVVAAQAFHFGHTVRNAVVRVELRTHSDLYLTLTSELVSLVPGSLVMEGRRQESVLYLHVMDVRSEADIVAARRSVLAAEERVIRSFGSDAEIAAIEQGRAGWTRTEKGQGR encoded by the coding sequence ATGACCGGCGACCAGGAGACCCGGCTGGGCGGCGTCATCGGCGATCACGCGCCCGAACAGCCGACCACGCCGCGACTGACGACCCGACGGCGTCGACCGCAGTTGAGGGTGGCCCTGGTGGCAGCGGTGGTCTGGGTGCTGCTCTGGGGTGATCTGTCGATCGCCAACCTGGTGTCAGGGTTCGTGCTCGGGCTGTTGATCACCTGGGTGTTCCCGCTGCCGCCGATCGACTTCCACGGCCGGCTCCGGGTCTGGGCGCACACCAAGATGATCGCGATCCTGCTGTTCGATCTGGTGCGCTCCAGCATCGTGGTGGCTGCACAGGCGTTCCACTTCGGGCACACGGTCCGCAACGCCGTCGTCCGGGTCGAGCTGAGGACCCACTCCGACCTCTATCTGACACTGACCTCAGAGCTGGTCTCGCTGGTGCCGGGCAGCCTGGTGATGGAGGGGCGTCGTCAGGAGAGCGTGCTCTATCTGCACGTCATGGACGTCAGATCTGAGGCCGACATCGTCGCCGCCCGGCGAAGTGTGCTGGCGGCCGAGGAGCGGGTAATCCGATCGTTCGGCTCCGACGCGGAGATCGCGGCCATCGAACAGGGCCGCGCCGGCTGGACCCGGACCGAGAAGGGCCAGGGTCGATGA
- the mnhG gene encoding monovalent cation/H(+) antiporter subunit G, with protein MNPVLDIVGAVFLLLGAMLCFAAAVGLVRFPDVLTRMHAATKPQTLGLLFVIVGVAFSLQSFKPLGMLVLVAILQLLTAPVSAHMVARTAYRTGQVREDLLVEDDLADDLAEAGFHLSSGEDEGESADHRD; from the coding sequence ATGAACCCGGTGCTCGACATCGTGGGTGCGGTGTTCCTGCTGCTCGGCGCGATGCTCTGCTTCGCCGCCGCGGTGGGGCTGGTCCGCTTTCCGGACGTGCTCACCCGGATGCATGCGGCGACGAAGCCGCAGACCCTGGGGCTGCTGTTCGTGATCGTCGGCGTCGCGTTCTCGCTGCAGAGCTTCAAGCCCTTGGGCATGCTGGTGCTGGTGGCGATCCTGCAGTTGCTGACCGCCCCGGTCTCCGCGCACATGGTCGCGCGGACGGCCTATCGCACCGGGCAGGTTCGAGAAGATCTGCTGGTCGAGGATGATTTGGCCGACGATCTGGCGGAGGCCGGTTTCCACCTGTCCTCCGGTGAGGACGAAGGGGAGAGCGCCGACCACAGGGATTAG